A genomic window from Arthrobacter globiformis includes:
- a CDS encoding ABC transporter permease subunit: MSTSTSTQPAAGPGRAATRNAANPGPGPSFFRVLNSEFIKFRTLLSTLILLVSTAVVMVGFGALSAWGTGQFADQASSDPEAAAAIAAQGGDLAVTVPTSGVAFAQLILGSLGVLLMSSEFTTGMARSTFAAVPKRLPAFIAKLVVVILSAFVVTAVSTYIAGLVAVPILGNFDLKLDLASSQSVKLLVVTSVYVAAVAAIGMALGTMLRNSAGGIMALVGLFFVAPIAFQLIPGDFFEEARKYLPGNTINPLTAVEHVPDTLEVWQAALVLGAWVVVPVVLAMVLLKKRDV, translated from the coding sequence AGCTTCTTCCGGGTCCTGAACTCGGAATTCATCAAGTTCCGCACGCTCCTGTCCACACTGATCCTGCTTGTTTCGACGGCCGTCGTCATGGTTGGCTTCGGCGCCCTGTCCGCCTGGGGAACAGGCCAGTTCGCAGACCAGGCCAGCTCCGATCCCGAGGCGGCTGCGGCCATCGCGGCACAGGGCGGCGACCTCGCCGTCACCGTCCCCACCTCGGGCGTCGCCTTTGCACAGCTGATTCTGGGCTCACTGGGCGTCCTCCTCATGAGTTCGGAGTTCACCACCGGCATGGCCCGCTCGACGTTCGCGGCGGTGCCCAAGCGGCTCCCCGCGTTCATTGCCAAGCTCGTGGTGGTCATCCTCAGCGCCTTCGTCGTGACGGCCGTATCCACCTACATCGCCGGCCTGGTGGCGGTGCCGATCCTGGGCAACTTCGATCTCAAGCTCGACCTCGCCAGCTCGCAGTCGGTCAAGCTGCTCGTCGTCACCAGTGTGTACGTGGCAGCGGTGGCCGCAATCGGCATGGCACTCGGCACGATGCTGCGGAATTCAGCCGGCGGCATCATGGCCCTCGTTGGCCTGTTTTTTGTGGCTCCGATCGCGTTCCAGCTCATCCCCGGCGACTTCTTCGAGGAGGCGCGCAAGTACCTCCCCGGAAACACGATCAACCCGCTGACCGCCGTGGAGCACGTCCCGGACACGCTGGAGGTCTGGCAGGCGGCCCTGGTGCTGGGCGCCTGGGTGGTGGTGCCGGTGGTCCTGGCCATGGTCCTGCTGAAGAAACGGGACGTCTAG